A genomic stretch from Pomacea canaliculata isolate SZHN2017 linkage group LG2, ASM307304v1, whole genome shotgun sequence includes:
- the LOC112557415 gene encoding uncharacterized protein LOC112557415 → MSNTSGVSAAARSMCQGYCGSRDVTYYSVEAVSPDDDDDDDDEPTDTPPAPVVIELVEEPVAVSGLPELLEFRRESRRMFRQQAAADHRTRRQGRQERRQGRFQWRE, encoded by the exons ATGAGTAACACTTCCGGTGTGTCAGCAGCTGCCAGAAGCATGTGCCAGGGTTATTGtgggagccgtgacgtcacttACTACTCAGTGGAAGCTG TGTCCccagatgatgacgacgacgatgatgacgaacCCACCGACACCCCTCCTGCGCCTGTGGTTATCGAACTGGTAGAGGAGCCGGTCGCCGTCAGCGGCCTTCCGGAACTGCTCGAGTTCCGACGAGAGTCACGCCGGATGTTCCGCCAGCAGGCCGCTGCAGATCATCGGACCAGGCGCCAGGGAAGACAAGAAAGACGACAAGGCAGATTTCAGTGGAGAGAGTGA